The DNA sequence CCCGCATGCAGGCCAGGGCCGCCACCTACCAGGGGCCGCACCAGGTCCGGGTGCGCCGCAACGCGAGCAACCTGGGCATCAACGGCCACTTCAACGCAGTCGTCGAGGCGGCGCAGGGCGACCTGCTGGTGATGATGGCCGGCGACGACCTCTCGTTGCCCGAGCGGGTCGCTCGCGTCGCGCAGGCCTGGGACGCCTCGGGGCAGCGGCTCGACCTGATCGCCAGCCACCTCGTCGACATGAGCCCGGAAGGCGAAGACCTCGGCGTGGTGCGGGTGGACGACCTGTCGCAGTGGCGCACCGTGGAGGACTGGGCGCAGCGGCGGCCCTACATCATCGGCGCGGCCCATGCGTTCACCCGCCGGCTGTTCGAGCGCTTCGGCCCGCTGCTGCCCCACGTGTCTTACGAGGATCAGGTCAACCTGCTGCGGGCGCTGTGTGGCGGTGGCGCCTGCACGGTCGATGCGGCGCTGGTGCGCTACCGCCGCGGGGGCGTGTCGGACCGGATGCGGGAGTTCTCAGGCGAGCGCTACCTCGCCTGGGTGCGGCGGCTGAATGTCATCCACGTCGCGTTGCACCAGCAGTGGCTGCAGGACGCGGCGCGGGCGGGCTGCCTGGAGGTGGTGCAGCGGTCGATCGAGCGCGAGTACCAGCGCGAGCGCTTCGTCGCCGCCCTGCTGGACGCGCCAGGGGCTGTGTCCCGCTGGCGCATCGCGCTGCAGTCTTCGCCGGTGGACCCTGGCTGGCGCGTGCGCAAGTGCGTGTACCTGGCCTGGCCGGGGCTGGCCGCGGCCATCCGGGCGGCACAGTCGGCACTCCGGGCGCGCCGCCGGGGTCCGGGGCGCTGAACCCACGCGCGGCGCCAGGCGGACCCGCCGATGTTGTTCAATTCCTACGAGTTCCTGTTCCTGTTCTTCCCGCTGGTGCTGGCCGGGCATTTCCTGCTCGGGCCGCAGCGGGCGCTGGCGGCGGCGCGATTCCTGGGAGCGGCGTCGCTGTTCTTCTACGGCTGGTGGAGCCTGTCGGCGCTGCCGCTGCTGCTGGCCTCGATCGGTTTCAACTACCTCGCCAGCCTGTGGGTCACGCCGCTGGCCGGGCGCAGCGAGCGGGTGCGGCTGTGGCGGCTGCGGGGCGCGCTGGCCGTGAACCTGGGCCTGCTCGCGGTATTCAAGTACGCCGACTTCTTCATCGGCAACGTCAACGCGGCGGCGGGTATCGCGTGGCCGCTGCCCCACCTGCTGCTGCCGATCGGCATCTCGTTCTACACCTTCACGCAGATCGCCTTCCTGGTGGACGCCTGGGCGGGCAAGGTGCGCGAGCGCTCGTTCTCGCACTACCTGCTGTTTGTCACCTACTTCCCGCACCTGATCGCCGGCCCGGTGCTGCACCACGCGCAGATGATGCCGCAGTTCGCCGACCCGGCCAGCTACCGGCTCGACCGCGCCAAGCTGGTGCTAGGCCTGGCCACCTTCACGGTCGGGCTGGCCAAGAAGCTACTGCTGGCGGATCCGATGGGCCAGTACGCCGACGTGGTCTTCGCCGCGGCCGGCCAGGGCGTCGACCTCACCACGCTGACCGCCTGGCTGGGCGCCCTCGCCTACGCCTTCCAGATCTACTTCGACTTCTCCGGCTACTCGGACATGGCGATCGGGCTGTCGCTGTGCCTGGGCATCCGGCTGCCGATCAATTTCGACTCGCCCTACCAGGCCACCAGCCTCATCGACTTCTGGCGCCGCTGGCACATCTCGCTGTCCACGTTCCTGCGCGACTACCTCTACGTGCCGCTCGGCGGCAACCGCCACGGCACCGCGCGGCGTTACCTCAACCTCGTGCTGACCATGCTGCTCGGCGGGCTGTGGCACGGCGCGTCGTGGACGTTTGTCCTCTGGGGTGCGCTGCACGGCGCCGGGCTAGTGCTCAATCACCTGTGGCGAGCGCGGTTCGGCACGCGGCCTGGCAGCCGGATGGGCCGCTGGGCGGGCGCAGGGCTGACCTTCGCCTGGGTGACCTTGGCGTGGGTGGTGTTCCGGGCCGAGTCGATGGAGGTGGCCGGCGCGCTCTACCGCGGCATGGCCGGGCTCAACGGCTGGTCGAGCCACCCCTTCCGCGGCTTCGACTTGCCCTACCCGGTGGCAGAGTTCTACCAACACTTCCTGGGGTGTGCCGGGGTGGCGTTCTGCCTGCCCAACTCGGGCACGCTGGCGCGCTGGCTGCCACCCCGGGTGTCGAGTCGCCGCCAAGTCGTGCTGAGTGCGCTCGCCACGGGAGGGCTGTTCATGGCGGGCGTGGCACATCTGGGGACGCACAGTGCCTTTCTGTACTTCCAGTTCTGATGATGCCGGACAGACCATGCGCACGCCATGAAACCGCCTGACACCAACGACACCGCCCAGCGACTGTGGCTGCGGGTGTTCGGTACCTGCCTGGCTGTGGTGGCCACCCTGCTGCTCTGGACGGTCCTGACCCCGCCGTTCCAGGGCGATCTGACCCGCATCGGCAGGCTCTCGGAAACCGCGTTCGGACCGAACGTACAGGCGCCTGCGACGGACCCGGCGCTGCGCTTGTCCAGCGCGCTGGACGAGGCTGACGTGCTGGTCATCGGCGACAGTTTCTCAGCGCCCCTGCGCTGGCAGGCGGTGCTGGTCGCGCAGGGCCTGAAAGTCGCCACCGTGCACTGGGAGATGCTCGGTCCGGTCTGCGCCGATCTGGAATCGACGCTGCGCAGACAGGGGTTCCACAGCCGGACCGTGGTGATCGAATCGGTGGAGCGCGCGCTGGCCGACCGGCTCGACCGCTCCCTGGCCTGCGCCACCCGCCGAGACCCCCACCCGCTGCAGACTCGCCAGATGGCCCCCAGGGACCACGAAACGGCCGGCGTATTCGGTCTGAACACCCGTGAGTCCCTGTTCACCGGGCTGCTGACGACCCGGCACACCTGGCGGGCCCTGCATGCGAACGCCCCGGAAGTGGTCAACCGTCACGATGGCGCCGAGCAGGTCCGTATCCAGCGCATGACCGACGGCTGCCAGCGCTTCAGCCACCGGGCCTGCGACCGCGGCCTGTTCTTCGCGCAGGACCGGACAGCGCCGCCCTTCTCGCCCGCCCTGGTGGAGCGGATGCAGCGGCTCTCCGCCCGGCATCCCGGACTGGCCATCACCTGGCTCGTGGTGCCCAACAAGACCAGCATCTACCTGGAGCCCGACCGGGCCGCCAGCATCGGCGCCGTGCTGGAAACCACCGGACTCGGCCCGGACCTGTTCAGCCACTTCGTGCACCTGAGCCGCCAGACCCGCGACCTCTACAGTCCGAACGACACCCACACCTCAACGGCGGGTCACCAGGCGCTCGGGCAGCGCCTGATCGACTGGCTGGACCGCCCCATGCACCGGTGACCCCTGGTTCCAGGGGGAAACCGTGGCAATGTGCACACCGCAGCAGCGTCAGCCCTCACTACCATTCCGGCACTACAGCGAGTGCATTTCCGCGTCAATCCCATGCTTCACCAGCGTCCCCTGAATTCCGCCCGACGCCCCCGGATCGCGATCGTCACCAACATGCCGTCGCCCTACCGGATCCCGGTGTTCGCCGCCCTGCCCGCCCTGACAGGTGCCGACGTGCACTGCCTCTACCTGACGCGCAAGGAAGGCAACCGGGACTGGCAGCTGGAGACCCGCTCGGACCTGGTGCAGACCCACTTCCCGCCATCCCGGGAGCTGCAGGTCGGCGACAAGTACATCCACTTCACCGCCGGTCTGCCCGCGCTGCTGTCGGACATCGCCCCCGACGTGATCGTCACCACCTCGTTCAGCCAGCCCTACCTCGCGGCCTTCGTCCATGCCTGGCGCAGGCACATTCCGCACGTGGCCATGACCGACGGCACCGACACATCCGAACAGACCCTGACCTGGATCCACCGGCAGGTCCGCCGCGCCGTGTTCGCACGCTCGGCGGCGTTCGTGGGTCCGAGCCTGGGTGCCCGGCGGCTGTTCGCCTCGTACGGCATCGCGCCGGACGCCATCTTCCAGTCGCACCTGTGTGCCGACATGGCCCGCTTCCAGGCGGTCGACCAGGCGGCAGCCGTGGCAGGGGTGGAGCGGCCGGTCGACTTCATCTTCAGCGGGCGGATGCACCCGGTCAAGAACCCCGGTTTCGCGATGGAGGTGGCCGCCGGTGTGGCACGCCGCATCGGCCGGCGGGTCTCGATGGTCTTCCTGGGGAAAGGGCCGCTGTGGGACAGCCTGCAGGCACAGGCACGCGACCTGGCGGATCTGGTCGACGTGCAGTTCCCCGGCTTTCTCGACCAGGCCGCCCTGCCCCAGGCCTACCGGCAGGGCAAGGTCTTCCTGTTCCCGTCGAGCTGGGATCCCTGGGGCGTGGTGGCCAACGAGGCCTGTGCGGTCGGCCTGCCGGTGCTGGTGACGCCGGTGGCCGGCTCGGCCGGCGAGATCGTGCGCGACCACGAGAACGGCCGCGTCCTGCCGCTCGACCTGCCCGCCTGGATCGATGCCGCCAGCGCGCTGCTGACCGACGCGGCACTGTGGCAGCGCATGTCCGCCCGCAGCCGCGCACTGGTGGCCGACTACACCTACGACAACGCGGCGCGCGGTCTGGCGGACGCCCTGGACTTTGCCAGGCGCCACGACACGGCGCCGGCACACCGTCTGGCGCTGCACACCGGATCGGATCCCGCCTGAGCCGGCGGCCTATTCGCCCTGCAGCCGGTACTTGCGGATCTTGTCGTTGAGCGTCGTCTTGGGCACGCGCAGCTCCTTGGCGGTGCGGGCAATGTTGCCCTCCTGGCGGCGCAGTTCCGCAGCGATCAGGCTGCGCTCGAAGCTGTCGACCGAATCGGACAGCGACAGGCCCTCCTCCGCACCGTCACCGGTGGATTCGGGCGCCGGACCGGGGCCGAGGATGTCCTTGCGCACGCCCAGCACCAGGCAGTCCGCCATGTTGCGCAGTTCCCGCACATTGCCGGGCCAGTGGTGGGCCATCAGGCGGTGCATCTGCTCGGTGGTGACCTGGGGCGGCGGACGGTTGAAGCGGCTGGTGGCGAGCAGCATGAAGTGCTCCAGCAGCACGGGAATGTCCTCGCGCCGCTCGCGCAGCGGCGGCAGCTCGATCGTGACCACGTTGAGCCGGTAGTAGAGATCGGTGCGGAACCCGCCCTGCTGCGCCCGCTGCAGCAGATCGTCCTTGGTCGCCGCGACCACGCGCACATCCACCGGCGGCGGCTGGTTGGAGCCCAGGCGCTCGATCTCGCGTTCCTGCAGCACCCGCAGCAGCTTGATCTGCATGCCCATCGGCATGGTCTCCAGTTCGTCGAGGAACAGGGTGCCGCCATGGGCGTGCTCGATCTTGCCGATGCGCTTCTTCTGCGCGCCGGTGAAGGCGCCGACTTCGTGGCCGAAGAGTTCGCTGTCGAGCAGCGTGTCGGGCACGCCGCCACAGTTCAGCGCCACGTAGCTGCCCTCGCGCCGCCCGGAGAAATCGTGCAGTGCCCGGGCCACCACTTCCTTGCCGGTACCGGTCTCGCCCTGGATCAGCACGTCCACCGGGCTGTCGGCCACTTCCATCACCAGCCGCCGCACGCGCTGGATCTGCGGCGAGCGGCCGATGAGCTTGCCATCGATCCCGTCGCGTCGGGCCAGCACGCGGCGCAGCGTGGCGACTTCGAGCGTGAGGCTGCGCTTCTCCATCGCGCGGCGCACGATCTCGACCAGGATCTCGGGCGAGAAGGGCTTGGGGATGAAATCGTAGGCGCCGCTGCGCATGGCCTCGACCGCCAGCGTCACATCGCCGTGTCCGGTGATCATGATGACGGGCAGGTCCGGGTCGAGCGCATGGCAGTGGCGCACCAGCGAGAGGCCGTCCGCCCTGGGCAGGCGCATGTCGGTCACGACGATGCCAGCGTAACCGGGGGTGATGCGCGCCATCGCGTCTTCGGCCGAATCCACCGCCTCGACCGTGAGGCCGGCGAGCTGCAGCGCCTGGACACAGCCGAGCTGCATGTGGAAATCGTCCTCGACGATGAGAACGGTGAGTGGCGCAGACGCCAGGGTGGAGGTCAGGGCGGTCATGTCGTGGTGGGCTCTTCTTCAGGGTCAGGGGCAGCCGGCAGGCGCACGGTGAAACAGGCCCCGCCCCCGGGCAGATTGTCCGCCTCCAGGTCCCCGTGGAACTCGCGCACGATGTCGCGCGAGATCGCCAGGCCCAGGCCGAGGCCGACA is a window from the Sphaerotilus montanus genome containing:
- a CDS encoding MBOAT family O-acyltransferase, encoding MLFNSYEFLFLFFPLVLAGHFLLGPQRALAAARFLGAASLFFYGWWSLSALPLLLASIGFNYLASLWVTPLAGRSERVRLWRLRGALAVNLGLLAVFKYADFFIGNVNAAAGIAWPLPHLLLPIGISFYTFTQIAFLVDAWAGKVRERSFSHYLLFVTYFPHLIAGPVLHHAQMMPQFADPASYRLDRAKLVLGLATFTVGLAKKLLLADPMGQYADVVFAAAGQGVDLTTLTAWLGALAYAFQIYFDFSGYSDMAIGLSLCLGIRLPINFDSPYQATSLIDFWRRWHISLSTFLRDYLYVPLGGNRHGTARRYLNLVLTMLLGGLWHGASWTFVLWGALHGAGLVLNHLWRARFGTRPGSRMGRWAGAGLTFAWVTLAWVVFRAESMEVAGALYRGMAGLNGWSSHPFRGFDLPYPVAEFYQHFLGCAGVAFCLPNSGTLARWLPPRVSSRRQVVLSALATGGLFMAGVAHLGTHSAFLYFQF
- a CDS encoding sigma-54-dependent transcriptional regulator, yielding MTALTSTLASAPLTVLIVEDDFHMQLGCVQALQLAGLTVEAVDSAEDAMARITPGYAGIVVTDMRLPRADGLSLVRHCHALDPDLPVIMITGHGDVTLAVEAMRSGAYDFIPKPFSPEILVEIVRRAMEKRSLTLEVATLRRVLARRDGIDGKLIGRSPQIQRVRRLVMEVADSPVDVLIQGETGTGKEVVARALHDFSGRREGSYVALNCGGVPDTLLDSELFGHEVGAFTGAQKKRIGKIEHAHGGTLFLDELETMPMGMQIKLLRVLQEREIERLGSNQPPPVDVRVVAATKDDLLQRAQQGGFRTDLYYRLNVVTIELPPLRERREDIPVLLEHFMLLATSRFNRPPPQVTTEQMHRLMAHHWPGNVRELRNMADCLVLGVRKDILGPGPAPESTGDGAEEGLSLSDSVDSFERSLIAAELRRQEGNIARTAKELRVPKTTLNDKIRKYRLQGE
- a CDS encoding glycosyltransferase family 4 protein produces the protein MPSPYRIPVFAALPALTGADVHCLYLTRKEGNRDWQLETRSDLVQTHFPPSRELQVGDKYIHFTAGLPALLSDIAPDVIVTTSFSQPYLAAFVHAWRRHIPHVAMTDGTDTSEQTLTWIHRQVRRAVFARSAAFVGPSLGARRLFASYGIAPDAIFQSHLCADMARFQAVDQAAAVAGVERPVDFIFSGRMHPVKNPGFAMEVAAGVARRIGRRVSMVFLGKGPLWDSLQAQARDLADLVDVQFPGFLDQAALPQAYRQGKVFLFPSSWDPWGVVANEACAVGLPVLVTPVAGSAGEIVRDHENGRVLPLDLPAWIDAASALLTDAALWQRMSARSRALVADYTYDNAARGLADALDFARRHDTAPAHRLALHTGSDPA
- a CDS encoding glycosyltransferase family 2 protein; this translates as MSDPTRRPRITLVVFAYNQSAMIDAAIDSALVQVCEPIEILLSDDASPDDTFARMQARAATYQGPHQVRVRRNASNLGINGHFNAVVEAAQGDLLVMMAGDDLSLPERVARVAQAWDASGQRLDLIASHLVDMSPEGEDLGVVRVDDLSQWRTVEDWAQRRPYIIGAAHAFTRRLFERFGPLLPHVSYEDQVNLLRALCGGGACTVDAALVRYRRGGVSDRMREFSGERYLAWVRRLNVIHVALHQQWLQDAARAGCLEVVQRSIEREYQRERFVAALLDAPGAVSRWRIALQSSPVDPGWRVRKCVYLAWPGLAAAIRAAQSALRARRRGPGR